In Serratia marcescens subsp. marcescens ATCC 13880, a single genomic region encodes these proteins:
- the fre gene encoding NAD(P)H-flavin reductase, which yields MTILSCKVTSVEAITDTVYRVRLVPEQPFSFKAGQYLMVVMDERDKRPFSLASTPTQQDYIELHIGASELNLYAMAVMDRILKEQAITVDVPHGDAWLREEGSRPLVLIAGGTGFSYARSILLTALEQQPDRDISIYWGGRELKHLYDLSELEALSVQHPNLKVIPVVEQPEAEWRGRSGTVLSAVLQDFGTLAEHDIYIAGRFEMAKIARERFCAERGAQEAHMFGDAFSFI from the coding sequence ATGACAATATTGAGCTGTAAAGTGACCTCGGTAGAGGCCATTACCGATACGGTTTATCGGGTACGTCTGGTGCCCGAGCAGCCGTTTTCTTTCAAGGCAGGGCAATATCTGATGGTGGTGATGGATGAGCGCGACAAGCGTCCGTTCTCACTGGCATCAACCCCGACGCAGCAAGATTATATCGAGCTGCACATTGGCGCTTCGGAACTGAATCTGTATGCCATGGCGGTGATGGATCGCATCCTGAAAGAGCAGGCGATCACCGTTGACGTGCCGCACGGCGACGCATGGCTGCGGGAAGAGGGCAGCCGTCCGCTGGTGCTGATCGCCGGCGGCACCGGTTTCTCTTACGCGCGTTCAATCTTGTTGACCGCGCTGGAGCAGCAGCCGGATCGCGACATTTCCATCTACTGGGGCGGGCGTGAGCTGAAGCACCTGTACGATCTGAGCGAGCTGGAAGCGCTGTCGGTGCAGCATCCGAACCTGAAGGTGATCCCGGTGGTCGAGCAGCCGGAGGCGGAATGGCGTGGCCGCAGTGGCACCGTGCTCAGCGCGGTGTTGCAGGATTTCGGCACGTTGGCGGAGCATGACATCTACATAGCCGGGCGTTTCGAGATGGCGAAAATCGCCCGCGAGCGTTTCTGCGCCGAGCGCGGCGCGCAGGAAGCGCATATGTTTGGCGACGCGTTTTCGTTTATCTGA
- the pepE gene encoding dipeptidase PepE: MELFLLSNGKLSGEAELLGYAKSQLLAMIARRGIKSAVFIPYALIRYDYDQRAQELAQTLGIEVTSIHHAASPAAAIAQAECILVSGGNTWLLNQMLHEQGLIVPIQRAVREREVPYVGWSAGCNVATPSIRTTNDMPVRCSVVLPALGLFPVQINPHYIDAHISGHMGETRDERLAEFCAINPSESVVALREGSLLHVEGNALRYFSANGQGFKVFRHGEETREYQDTRALAALVSFNCG, encoded by the coding sequence ATGGAGCTGTTTCTGTTGAGCAACGGCAAGCTGTCTGGCGAAGCCGAGCTGCTGGGGTACGCTAAAAGCCAGTTGCTGGCGATGATTGCGCGTCGCGGCATCAAATCCGCCGTCTTTATCCCTTACGCCCTGATTCGTTACGACTACGACCAGCGTGCGCAGGAACTGGCGCAAACGCTGGGCATTGAAGTCACCAGCATCCACCATGCCGCTTCACCGGCGGCGGCGATCGCGCAGGCGGAGTGCATTTTGGTCAGCGGCGGCAATACCTGGTTGCTGAACCAAATGCTGCACGAGCAAGGCCTGATCGTGCCCATCCAGCGCGCGGTGCGCGAGCGTGAAGTGCCTTACGTCGGCTGGAGCGCCGGTTGCAACGTGGCCACGCCGAGCATTCGCACCACCAATGACATGCCGGTGCGCTGCAGCGTGGTGCTGCCGGCGCTGGGGCTGTTCCCGGTGCAGATCAACCCGCACTACATCGACGCGCATATCAGCGGCCACATGGGCGAAACCCGTGACGAGCGCCTGGCGGAGTTCTGCGCGATCAACCCAAGCGAATCGGTGGTGGCGCTGCGTGAAGGTAGCCTGCTGCACGTTGAAGGCAATGCGCTGCGTTACTTCAGCGCTAACGGGCAGGGCTTCAAGGTGTTCCGCCACGGTGAGGAGACGCGTGAATATCAGGATACGCGCGCGCTGGCTGCGCTGGTGTCGTTCAACTGCGGCTGA
- the rfaH gene encoding transcription/translation regulatory transformer protein RfaH, producing the protein MESWYLLYCKRGQLLRAQEHLERQQVNCLSPIITLEKIVRGKRIAVSEPLFPNYLFVEFDPERIHTTTISATRGVSHFVRFGALPSVIPSKVIDELRTHACETYVDPETPQPGDTVLIVDGVFEGLQAIYTEPDGEARSMLLLNLINKQVSQSIDNRQFQKM; encoded by the coding sequence ATGGAATCCTGGTATCTACTTTATTGCAAACGCGGTCAGTTGTTGCGGGCGCAGGAACATCTGGAACGGCAGCAGGTAAACTGCCTCAGCCCGATCATCACGCTGGAAAAGATCGTGCGTGGTAAGCGCATCGCGGTCAGCGAACCCCTGTTTCCCAACTATCTGTTTGTGGAGTTCGACCCGGAGCGCATTCACACCACCACCATCAGCGCCACCCGTGGCGTCAGCCACTTCGTGCGTTTCGGCGCGTTGCCGAGCGTCATCCCGAGCAAGGTGATCGATGAACTGCGCACGCACGCCTGCGAAACCTATGTCGATCCGGAAACCCCACAGCCGGGGGACACCGTTCTGATCGTCGACGGCGTGTTCGAAGGGCTGCAGGCGATCTACACCGAGCCGGACGGCGAAGCGCGTTCCATGTTGTTGCTGAACCTGATCAACAAGCAGGTCAGCCAAAGCATCGACAACCGACAGTTCCAGAAGATGTAA
- the fadB gene encoding fatty acid oxidation complex subunit alpha FadB codes for MLYQGETLQLHWLDNGIAELVFNAPGSVNKLDTRTVASLGEALTVLENQPELKGLLLRSSKAAFIVGADITEFLSLFAAPAEKLHEWLVFANNVFNRLEDLPVPTISAINGYALGGGCECILATDFRVASPDARIGLPETKLGIMPGFGGSVRLPRLLGNDSALEIIAAGKDVSAKDALKVGLVDAVVTPEKLAEAALNMLQQAIDGKLDWRAARQPKLEPLKLSPIEAAMSFTTAKGMVLQTAGKHYPAPMTAVKTIEAAAKLGRDEALKLETASFVPLARSNEARALVGIFLNDQFVKGQAKKLAKNVDAPKQAAVLGAGIMGGGIAYQSALKGVPVIMKDISDKSLTLGMSEAAKLLNKQLERGKLDGLKMAQVLSTIQPTLDYAGIERAQVIVEAVVENPKVKAAVLSEVENLIGEDTVLASNTSTIPINHLAKSLKHPQNFCGMHFFNPVHRMPLVEIIRGEQTSDETIAKVVAYASRMGKTPIVVNDCPGFFVNRVLFPYFAGFSLLLRDGADFRQIDKVMEKQFGWPMGPAYLLDVVGIDTAHHAQAVMAAGFPDRMSKDYRDAIDVMFDNQRFGQKNQLGFYRYSQDSKGKPRKDNDEQTDALLAEVSQPRQTISDEEIIARMMIPMINEVVRCLEEKIVASPAEADMALVYGIGFPPFHGGVFRYLDTLGTANYVELAQRYAHLGALYQVPAGLRAKAERNESYYPVATPLSDVATRQPA; via the coding sequence ATGCTCTACCAAGGCGAAACATTACAACTGCACTGGCTCGATAACGGCATCGCCGAGCTGGTGTTCAACGCACCGGGCTCGGTCAACAAGCTGGACACCCGCACCGTCGCCAGCCTGGGCGAAGCGCTCACCGTGCTGGAAAACCAGCCTGAGCTCAAGGGGTTGCTGCTGCGCTCCTCCAAAGCCGCGTTTATCGTCGGCGCCGATATCACCGAATTCCTTTCTCTGTTCGCCGCACCGGCTGAAAAACTGCACGAGTGGCTGGTATTCGCCAACAACGTCTTTAACCGGCTGGAGGATTTGCCGGTACCGACCATTTCGGCCATTAACGGCTATGCGCTCGGCGGCGGTTGCGAATGCATTCTGGCGACCGATTTCCGCGTCGCCTCGCCGGACGCGCGCATCGGCCTGCCGGAAACCAAATTGGGCATCATGCCGGGCTTCGGCGGTTCCGTCCGTCTGCCGCGCCTGCTGGGTAACGACAGCGCGCTGGAAATCATCGCCGCCGGCAAAGACGTCAGCGCCAAAGACGCGTTGAAAGTCGGCCTGGTGGATGCGGTGGTGACACCGGAAAAACTGGCCGAAGCGGCGCTCAACATGCTGCAACAGGCGATCGACGGCAAGCTGGACTGGCGCGCCGCGCGTCAACCTAAGCTGGAGCCGCTGAAACTCAGCCCGATTGAAGCGGCGATGAGCTTCACCACCGCCAAAGGCATGGTGCTGCAGACCGCCGGTAAACATTACCCGGCGCCGATGACCGCGGTGAAGACCATTGAAGCCGCCGCCAAACTGGGCCGCGATGAAGCGCTGAAACTGGAAACCGCCAGCTTCGTGCCGTTGGCCCGCTCCAACGAAGCGCGCGCGCTGGTCGGCATCTTCCTTAACGATCAGTTCGTGAAGGGCCAGGCGAAAAAGCTGGCCAAGAATGTGGATGCGCCGAAACAGGCGGCGGTGCTGGGCGCCGGCATTATGGGCGGCGGTATCGCTTACCAATCGGCGCTGAAAGGCGTGCCGGTGATCATGAAAGACATCAGCGACAAGTCGCTGACGCTGGGCATGAGCGAAGCGGCCAAGCTGCTCAATAAGCAACTGGAGCGCGGCAAGCTGGATGGCCTGAAAATGGCGCAGGTGCTGTCGACCATTCAGCCGACGCTGGACTATGCCGGCATCGAGCGCGCGCAGGTGATCGTTGAGGCGGTCGTCGAGAATCCGAAAGTCAAAGCCGCCGTGCTGTCGGAAGTGGAAAACCTGATCGGTGAGGACACCGTTCTGGCGTCGAACACCTCGACCATTCCGATTAATCACCTGGCAAAATCGCTGAAGCACCCGCAAAACTTCTGCGGCATGCACTTCTTTAACCCGGTACACCGCATGCCGCTGGTGGAAATCATCCGCGGCGAACAGACCAGCGACGAGACCATTGCCAAAGTGGTGGCCTACGCCAGCCGCATGGGCAAAACGCCGATCGTGGTGAATGACTGCCCAGGCTTCTTCGTCAACCGCGTGCTGTTCCCGTACTTCGCCGGCTTCAGCCTGCTGCTGCGCGACGGCGCCGACTTCCGTCAAATCGATAAAGTGATGGAGAAACAGTTCGGCTGGCCGATGGGCCCGGCCTACCTGCTCGACGTCGTGGGCATCGACACCGCGCACCACGCGCAGGCGGTGATGGCCGCCGGCTTCCCGGATCGCATGAGCAAAGACTATCGCGACGCCATTGACGTGATGTTCGACAACCAGCGCTTCGGTCAGAAAAATCAGCTGGGCTTCTACCGCTACAGCCAGGATAGCAAAGGCAAACCGCGCAAGGACAACGACGAGCAGACCGATGCGCTGCTGGCCGAAGTGAGCCAACCGCGCCAGACCATCAGCGACGAAGAAATCATCGCGCGCATGATGATCCCGATGATCAACGAAGTGGTGCGTTGCCTGGAAGAAAAGATCGTCGCCAGCCCGGCCGAAGCCGATATGGCGCTGGTCTACGGCATCGGTTTCCCTCCGTTCCACGGCGGCGTGTTCCGCTACCTGGATACGCTCGGCACCGCCAACTACGTTGAGCTGGCCCAGCGTTACGCACACCTCGGCGCCCTGTACCAGGTGCCGGCCGGTCTGCGCGCCAAGGCCGAACGCAATGAAAGCTACTACCCGGTGGCGACACCGCTGTCCGACGTCGCAACCCGCCAACCGGCATGA
- the ubiD gene encoding 4-hydroxy-3-polyprenylbenzoate decarboxylase → MPSPLAVIMISMKYRDLRDFLSLLEKRGELKRISQPIDPYLEMTEIADRTLRAGGPALLFENPKGYDMPVLCNLFGTANRVAMGMGQEDISALREVGKLLAFLKEPEPPKGFRDLFDKMPKFKQVLNMPTKVLGSAPCQEQVWQGDDVDLSRIPVMHCWPEDAAPLITWGLTVTRGPHKERQNLGIYRQQVLGKNKVIMRWLSHRGGALDYQEWCQAHPGERFPVAVALGADPATILGAVTPVPDTLSEYAFAGLLRGNKTEVVKCLSNDLEVPASAEIVLEGYIEPGEMAPEGPYGDHTGYYNEIDQFPVFTVTHITQRRNAIYHSTYTGRPPDEPAILGVALNEVFVPILQKQFPEIVDFYLPPEGCSYRLAVVTMKKQYAGHAKRVMMGVWSFLRQFMYTKFVIVCDDDVNARDWNDVIWAITTRMDPARDTVLVENTPIDYLDFASPVSGLGSKMGLDATNKWPGETDREWGRPIQMDEKVRARVDEIWDELAIFSDREPTL, encoded by the coding sequence ATGCCCTCCCCACTGGCCGTTATAATGATCAGCATGAAATACCGTGACTTACGCGATTTCCTCTCGTTGCTGGAGAAGAGAGGGGAACTAAAACGCATCAGCCAGCCGATCGATCCTTACCTGGAAATGACGGAGATTGCCGATCGCACCCTGCGAGCGGGCGGTCCGGCACTGCTGTTTGAAAACCCGAAAGGGTATGACATGCCGGTGCTGTGCAACCTGTTCGGCACCGCCAATCGCGTGGCGATGGGCATGGGGCAGGAAGACATCAGCGCGCTGCGCGAAGTCGGCAAACTGCTGGCGTTCCTCAAAGAACCGGAGCCGCCGAAAGGCTTCCGCGATCTGTTCGACAAAATGCCGAAGTTCAAGCAGGTGCTGAACATGCCGACCAAGGTGCTGGGATCCGCGCCTTGTCAGGAGCAGGTATGGCAGGGTGACGATGTCGATCTCAGCCGTATTCCGGTGATGCACTGCTGGCCGGAAGACGCCGCGCCGCTGATCACCTGGGGGCTGACCGTGACCCGCGGCCCGCATAAGGAACGGCAAAACCTCGGCATCTATCGCCAGCAGGTGCTGGGCAAGAATAAAGTGATCATGCGCTGGCTGTCGCATCGCGGCGGCGCGCTGGATTATCAGGAGTGGTGCCAGGCGCACCCGGGCGAGCGTTTCCCGGTTGCGGTGGCGCTGGGCGCCGATCCTGCTACCATCCTCGGTGCGGTCACGCCGGTGCCTGATACCTTGTCCGAATACGCCTTTGCCGGGTTGCTGCGCGGCAACAAAACCGAAGTGGTCAAGTGCCTTTCCAACGATCTGGAAGTGCCCGCCAGCGCCGAAATCGTGCTTGAAGGCTATATCGAGCCGGGTGAAATGGCGCCGGAAGGCCCCTACGGCGACCACACCGGTTACTACAATGAAATCGACCAGTTCCCGGTGTTCACCGTTACTCACATCACCCAGCGCCGCAACGCGATCTACCACTCGACCTACACCGGCCGCCCGCCGGATGAGCCGGCGATCCTGGGCGTGGCGCTGAATGAAGTGTTCGTACCGATCCTGCAAAAGCAGTTCCCGGAAATCGTCGATTTCTATCTGCCGCCGGAAGGGTGCTCTTACCGCCTGGCGGTAGTGACCATGAAAAAACAGTACGCCGGCCATGCGAAACGCGTGATGATGGGCGTCTGGTCGTTCCTGCGGCAGTTTATGTACACCAAATTTGTTATCGTCTGTGACGATGACGTCAATGCGCGCGACTGGAACGACGTGATTTGGGCGATCACCACACGAATGGATCCGGCAAGGGATACCGTTCTGGTGGAGAATACGCCGATCGACTATCTGGACTTCGCCTCGCCGGTTTCCGGCCTGGGTTCGAAGATGGGGCTGGACGCCACCAATAAATGGCCGGGTGAAACCGATCGCGAATGGGGCCGTCCGATTCAGATGGATGAAAAGGTACGTGCGCGCGTCGACGAAATCTGGGATGAGCTCGCAATCTTCAGTGACAGGGAACCGACGTTATAG
- the fadA gene encoding acetyl-CoA C-acyltransferase FadA: MENVVIVDAVRTPMGRSKGGAFRQVRAEDLSAHLMREVLSRNPALDAAEIDDIYWGCVQQTLEQGFNIARNAALLAEIPHRVPAVTVNRLCGSSMQALHDAARAIMVGDAHISLIGGVEHMGHVPMNHGVDFHPGLSRSVAKAAGMMGLTAEMLAKMHNISRQMQDEFAARSHQRAHAATLAGYFKNEIIPTNGHDADGVLTRYDFDEVIRPETTVESLSALRPAFDPVNGTVTAGSSSALSDGASAMLLMSESRAKALGLKARARIRSMAVVGCDPSIMGYGPVPASKLALKRAGLGVQDIDLFELNEAFAAQSLPCIKDLGLMDSIDDKINLNGGAIALGHPLGCSGSRISTTLLNNMERRDAQFGLATMCIGLGQGIATVFERV; this comes from the coding sequence ATGGAAAACGTAGTTATTGTTGATGCCGTACGCACGCCGATGGGCCGCTCCAAGGGCGGCGCCTTCCGCCAGGTGCGCGCCGAAGATCTCTCCGCTCACCTGATGCGTGAGGTGCTGAGCCGCAACCCGGCGCTGGACGCCGCCGAGATTGATGACATTTACTGGGGCTGCGTGCAGCAAACGCTGGAACAAGGCTTCAACATCGCCCGCAACGCCGCGCTGCTGGCCGAGATCCCGCACCGCGTGCCGGCGGTGACCGTCAACCGCCTGTGCGGCTCTTCGATGCAGGCGCTGCACGACGCGGCGCGCGCCATCATGGTTGGCGACGCGCACATTAGCCTGATCGGCGGCGTGGAACACATGGGCCATGTGCCGATGAATCACGGCGTGGATTTCCATCCGGGCCTGAGCCGCAGCGTGGCCAAAGCCGCCGGGATGATGGGGCTGACCGCCGAAATGCTGGCCAAGATGCACAACATCAGTCGCCAGATGCAGGATGAGTTTGCCGCCCGCTCCCACCAGCGCGCACATGCGGCGACGCTGGCGGGTTACTTCAAAAACGAGATCATACCGACCAACGGTCACGACGCCGACGGCGTGCTGACCCGTTACGATTTCGATGAAGTCATTCGCCCGGAAACCACCGTCGAAAGTCTGTCGGCCCTGCGTCCGGCGTTCGATCCGGTCAACGGCACCGTCACAGCCGGCAGCTCCTCCGCCCTGTCGGACGGCGCTTCCGCCATGCTGCTGATGAGCGAATCGCGCGCCAAAGCGCTCGGTTTGAAGGCCCGCGCCCGCATCCGCTCGATGGCGGTGGTCGGCTGCGATCCTTCCATCATGGGCTACGGCCCGGTGCCGGCCAGCAAGCTGGCGCTGAAACGCGCCGGTCTGGGCGTGCAGGACATCGATCTGTTCGAGCTGAACGAAGCGTTCGCCGCCCAGTCGCTGCCGTGCATCAAGGATCTGGGGCTGATGGACAGCATCGATGACAAGATTAACCTGAACGGCGGCGCCATCGCGCTCGGCCACCCGCTGGGCTGTTCTGGCTCCCGCATCTCGACCACCTTGTTGAACAACATGGAACGTCGCGACGCGCAGTTCGGCCTGGCGACCATGTGCATCGGCCTGGGCCAGGGTATCGCCACAGTGTTTGAACGCGTTTAG
- the hemB gene encoding porphobilinogen synthase — protein sequence MSYAFPGTFPGRRMRRVRRHDFSRRLVAENQLTVNDLIYPVFVMEGSNRQEEVASMPGVSRMTIDLLVKEAETIAKLGVPVISLFPVIEPSLKSLHAEEAYNPEGLVQRTVRALKDAVPELGILTDVALDPYTTHGQDGVIDEQGYVINDVTKDILVRQALSHAEAGAEIVAPSDMMDGRIGAIRDRLELQGLVNTQIMAYSAKYASCYYGPFRDALGSSGNLKGGNKKTYQMDPANSDEALQEIAQDLQEGADMVMVKPGMPYLDVVRRVKDTFGVPTFAYQVSGEYAMHMAAIQNGWLQEQPAVMESLMCFKRAGADGVLTYFAKRVAQWLHDDAMRR from the coding sequence ATGAGCTATGCATTTCCGGGCACCTTCCCTGGTCGCCGTATGCGCCGCGTGCGCCGTCACGACTTCAGCCGCCGCCTGGTGGCCGAGAATCAACTGACGGTCAACGATCTGATTTATCCGGTGTTTGTCATGGAAGGCAGCAACCGCCAGGAAGAAGTGGCCTCGATGCCGGGCGTATCGCGCATGACGATCGATCTGCTGGTCAAGGAAGCGGAAACCATCGCCAAACTTGGCGTGCCGGTGATTTCCCTGTTCCCGGTGATCGAACCGAGCCTGAAATCGCTGCATGCGGAAGAAGCCTATAACCCTGAAGGGTTGGTACAGCGCACGGTGCGCGCGCTGAAAGACGCGGTGCCTGAGCTGGGCATTCTGACCGACGTGGCGCTCGATCCCTACACCACGCATGGGCAGGATGGGGTGATCGATGAGCAGGGTTATGTGATTAACGACGTGACCAAAGACATTCTGGTGCGTCAGGCGCTGTCCCATGCCGAAGCGGGCGCGGAAATCGTGGCGCCGAGCGACATGATGGACGGCCGCATCGGGGCGATCCGCGATCGTCTGGAATTGCAGGGCCTGGTGAATACCCAGATCATGGCCTACTCCGCCAAGTATGCTTCCTGCTACTACGGCCCGTTCCGCGATGCGTTGGGCTCCAGCGGCAACCTGAAGGGCGGCAACAAGAAGACCTATCAGATGGATCCGGCCAACAGCGACGAAGCGCTGCAGGAGATTGCGCAGGATCTGCAGGAAGGTGCGGACATGGTGATGGTGAAACCGGGCATGCCGTACCTCGACGTTGTGCGCCGCGTGAAGGATACCTTCGGTGTGCCAACCTTCGCTTATCAGGTGTCCGGCGAGTACGCCATGCATATGGCGGCGATTCAGAACGGCTGGCTGCAGGAGCAACCTGCGGTGATGGAATCGTTGATGTGCTTTAAACGCGCCGGCGCCGACGGCGTGCTGACCTACTTCGCCAAGCGTGTCGCCCAGTGGCTGCACGACGACGCGATGCGCCGCTAA